The Kaistella daneshvariae genomic sequence TTGGCAATCGTGCTTTCGGTGGCGGTTAGAAAAATCCCAATTCAGTATGTAAGTCGTGCGCAGGCTAGAGGCGGTGTAAACCGAAACTTGATGCAGGGCGCGCGCCAGTGGATTCCACTTAAGGTAAATGCATCGGGAGTAATGCCTATTATTTTTGCGCAAGCTTTGATGTTTGTACCGGGATTATTAACCAAGGTTGATGAATCCAACACCTTCTTGGCAGGATTTAAAAATGTCTTCAGCTGGCAGTACAATGTTCTGTTTGCTATTTTAATCATTATTTTCTCCTTTTTCTACACCGCAATTACGATTCCAGTGAATCAAATGGCGGATGATCTGAAGAGAAATGGCGGCCTAATTCCTAAGGTTAGACCGGGGAAGGAAACCTCTGATTATCTGGATGATATTTTGTCAAAAATAACTTTGCCCGGTTCGTTGTTTTTAGCTATCTTTGCAATCCTTCCAGCACTTGTGTATGGAGCGTTTGTTCAGACCGATCGGTTTGCCCTGTTTTTCGGCGGCACATCGCTTTTAATTATGGTCGGGGTAATCTTAGATACTGTACAACAGATCAATACGTATTTGTTGAATCATCATTATGATGGGTTGATGCAGTCAAAATTATCCAGAACAACAAACAACCACTAAATAATTAATGGCAAAACAGAAACATATTGAACAAGACGGCGTGATTACGGAAGCACTTTCGAACGCGCAGTTTCGTGTGGAACTGGAAAATGGGCATGTTCTTATCGCTCATATTTCCGGTAAAATGCGTATGCACTATATTAAATTATTACCTGGCGACAAGGTAAAATTAGAACTTTCCCCTTATGATTTATCAAAGGGGCGAATTACATTCAGATATTAATTTCAGTTTACTGAACATTGTATACAACGCGGGCTGCTGTAGTTGATAAGACTATAGGGTTCATAATTTAAACAAAATGGGAATGATTCCGTAAGATCTCATTTAACCGTTGCAAAATTAAAATAGAAAACTTAGAAATGAAAGTTAGAGCATCTATCAAAAAAAGAAGCGCTGATTGCAAAATTGTTCGCAGAAAAGGCGTTCTCTTTGTAATCAACAAGAAAAACCCAAAATTTAAACAAAGACAAGGCTAAAATTAAATTATGGCGAGAATTTCCGGTATTGATTTACCAAAAAACAAAAGAGGCGTTATCGGTTTAACTTATATATATGGTATCGGAAGAAGTACTTCTTCTGAAATCTTAAAAGCAGCCGGTATTAGCGAAGACAAGAAAGTCAACGAATGGAATGACGATGAATTGGCATTAATCAGAAACTACATCACCGAAAACGTAAAAGTAGAAGGTGAATTGCGTTCTGAAACTCAACTAAACATCAAACGTTTGATGGATATTGGTTGCCAACGAGGAATACGTCACAGACTGGGATTACCTTTAAGAGGCCAAAGAACTAAAAACAATTCTAGAACCCGAAAAGGAAAGAGAAAAACGGTTGCTAACAAGAAAAAAGCAAGTAAATAATCGGTAAGAATTATGGCAAAACAGACTAAAGCGGTTAAAAAAAGAAAAGTTAAAGTTGAAGCGATCGGCGAGGCACACATCCAGGCCACCTTTAACAATATCATCATTTCTTTAACAAATAAAAGCGGAGAAGTAATCTCTTGGGCATCTGCCGGAAAAATGGGATTCAGAGGTTCGAAGAAAAATACTCCTTTTGCAGCGCAAATGGCAGCTGAAAACTGTGCTACAGTAGCACACGATGCTGGTCTTCGCAGAGTGAAGGTTTACGTGAAAGGTCCTGGTGCAGGTAGAGAATCTGCGATCAGAACAATTCACAATTCAGGGATTGAAGTAAGTGAAATCGTAGATGTGACTCCAATGCCACACAACGGTTGTAGACCTCCAAAAAGAAGAAGAGTATAATATTTATTTGAAATTTGAAATTTTAAGTTTGAAATTCTTTTAAATGAAAATCAAATCTCAAATCTCAAATCTCGGATCTCAAACATAAAGAATTATGGCAAGATATATAGGACCAAAAACAAAGATTGCTAGAAAATTTGGCGCTGCAATCTACGGAGATGATAAAAGCTTCGAGAAAAGAAAAAACCAACCACCGGGACAACACGGTGTCAACAAAAGAAGAGGATCAAAGAAATCAGAGTATGCTGTTCAGTTAATGGAAAAGCAGAAAGCTAAATATACCTACGGTATTTTAGAAAGACAATTTGCAAACCTTTATGAAAAAGCCAACCGAGCAAAAGGCGTAACAGGTGAAGTTCTTTTACAGTTGTGTGAATCTAGATTAGACAATGTAGTGTACAGATTAGGTTTCTCTAAAACCAGAGCTGGCGCAAGACAATTGGTCTCTCACAGACACATCACCGTAAACGGAGAATTGGTAAATATCCCTTCGTATTCCTTGAAAGCTGGTGACGTAGTTGCAGTAAGAGAAAAATCCAAATCTCTTGAAGTAATTGCTGACTCTTTAGCTTACAAATCAAATTACGAGTGGTTACAATTTAACGACGAGAAAAGAGAAGGTACTTTCGTATCAGCTCCGGAGAGAATTCAAATCCCGGAAGATATTAAAGAACAACTTATCGTCGAACTTTACTCTAAATAACAATTTTTTCAAATTTTTGCTCAACCTAATTATATGGCAATTTTAACATTTATTAAACCCGATAAAGTAATACTTCTTAATTCTGATGAGTTCAAAGGGCAATTTGAATTTCGACCGTTAGAATCAGGTTTTGGTCTTACCATCGGTAATGCTTTGAGAAGAGTTTTACTTTCTTCTCTGGAAGGATATGCTATTACATCTATCAAAATAGAAGGCGTAGAGCACGAATTTTCAACAATCCCAGGTGTAATTGAAGACGTGACAGAAGTAATTCTGAACCTGAAACAATTAAGACTTCGCGCAAAAACAGAAACTGCTTCAGCAGAAACCGTAACCGCGAAAATATCTGGTCAAAATACAATTACAGCCGGTGATTTAGGTAAAACAATGCAGGAATTCGAAGTTTTGAACCCTGACTTGGTAATCTGTTCCGCCAATAAAGATGTGAAATTTGAAATCACATTTACTATTGAAAAAGGTAGAGGTTATGTACCTTCTGAGCAGAATAAATCCGCAAACGCTCCTATCGGAACCATTGCGATTGATTCCATCTTTACACCGATCAAGAAAGTACAGTACAGCATTGAAAATTACCGTGTCGAGCAAAAAACAGACTACGAAAAATTAATATTGGATATTGAAACTGATGGTTCCATCAGTCCTCAAAACGCACTTACAGAAGCTTCTAAGATTTTAATCTACCACTTCATGTTGTTCTCCGATGAGAGAATTACGTTGGAGACTGAAGCCGTGAAAGCATCCATCCAGTATGATGAAGAAACCTTGCATACAAGACAATTGTTGAAATCTAAATTGGTGGATATGGATCTGTCGGTAAGAGCACTCAACTGTTTGAAAGCTGCTGAAGTGGAAACTTTAGGTGAATTGGTTTCTTATACAAAGTCTGATTTGATGAAATTCAGAAATTTCGGTAAAAAATCCTTAACAGAATTAGAAGAATTAGTGCATGCAAAAGGTCTTAACTTCGGTTTCGACGTTGCTAAATATAAATTAGACGCTGATAAATAACAAACAATGAGACACGGTAAAAAATTCAATCACTTATCTAGAACAGCTTCGCACAGAAGTGCTTTGCTTTCTAATATGGCTTGTTCTCTTATTGAGCATAAAAGAATCAACACCACTGTTGCAAAAGCAAAAGCTTTGCGCGTGTATGTTGAACCTATCTTAACCAAAGCTAAAGAAGATACAACACATAACAGAAGAACAGTTTTCGCGTACTTGCAAAGCAAAGAAGCGGTAACTGAACTTTTCAGAACAATTGCTCCTAAAATCGCAGAAAGAAATGGTGGGTACACCAGAATCATCAAAACTGGTTTCAGACAAGGTGATGCTGCAGATATGGCAATGATCGAGCTTGTAGATTTCAATGAACTTTACAACCCGAATGCTGAAGAGAAGAAAACAACAAGAAGAAGCAGAAGAAGTGCAGCTCCAAAAACCGAGGCAGTAGCTGCTGAAGTAAAAGAAGCACCTGCAAAAGAAGAATCAAAATCTGAAGAAACAACCGGCGAAGCCGCACAATCATCAGACAACAAAACTGATTAATCAGTTCTATAATTCCCCACAAAAAGCCGCTCAATTTATTTTGATCGGCTTTTTCGTTCTTAAAATATGTTTTAGTATTTTTCTAATAAATTCCCCTTTAAACGGCAAATTTTTCGATTTTTGTTACTGAGATTCACATCTGCCTAATCAGCAAAATCAGCGCGAGATTAAAAATTCCGCTTTAAAGGGCAAATTTTCTATTATCATTCAACACTCTTAAACGAAATTTAGCGTGCACAAGAAATCTTCGATTTCTATTACTTATGTGTACTATTTGAAGCACGCTTCAAACTTCTGTGACTTATGTGTTAAAAAATTCCCGCCTAAAGCACATATTTTTCAATTTTATTTTGATGAAAAATTCGTGCATTCGTGGCATTTTTTCCCTCGATCCGAGAAAGGTACAATCAAGCAAAATCAGCGAGAATAAAAATTCCGCCCTTAAGCGGCATATTTTTCAATTTTACTAAAAATTCGTGCATTCGTGGCATTTCCTCCATCACGATCTCCAGAAAAATTAGCCATTAAAATGGCATTTTTTCCAAATTATTCTCCCTTCGCTTTTTTCAGCCTGATCACATTATTCCCCTGCGTGATCGTCACGCTGTCATTTTTCGCCACGATTTCAATATCATAGTTTCCGTAAACGCCGCCTTTTTCATAAGCCTCTTTTTGTGGCGCCGAAATCGTTTTGTTATTACTCCGTATGCTGATGGTTTTATCCGAATCACCAGTTTTAAAAGTCACTAAGGCCGAGCTTCCGTCTTCCGCCACATACCGGTCTGTATATTCATTTGCCGTGGTACTGGTATTCGCTGATCCGTCAACCTTCGAAACCGCCGTGTCAACGGGAACTGTTACCGCTGCTGAATTTTCATCTTTAATGACACTGGTGTTGCCTTCCGTGTTTTTTGTACAGCTGGTGGCAAAAATTAGCACGCAACCCGCCGCTGTAAGTAATAATTTTTTCATAGTGTTTTACTTTGTAGATACTCAAATTTAAAGATTCCATTTTTAATTTAAATCAAAGTCTTAAAATTAACTAAATTTTAACGGAAAGCATATTAAAATCAGGTTTCGCATCTCCGCACTTCAGCCAATTTTAACTAAATTTGTCTTACATTAAAATATTAAAAAAATTAAGATGAGTTACATTTCTTACATTGAAGCCCGACAGATTTTAGATTCCCGCGGAAACCCCACCATCGAGGTTGATGTTTTCACCGAAAGTGGTGCGATGGGCAGGGCAGCTGTTCCATCCGGCGCTTCTACCGGCGAACATGAAGCTGTTGAACTGCGCGACGGTGGCGCTCCATACCTTGGAAAAGGCGTGCTGAAGGCGGTAGAAAATGTAAGAGAAGTTATCGCTCCGGAACTAATTGGAATGCCGGTAACAGACCAGAATTTCATCGACCAAATCATGATCGATTTGGACGGAACAAAAAATAAAGGAAATTTAGGCGCAAATGCTATTTTAGGAGTATCTCTGGCGGCGGCAAAAGCTGCGGCAACAGAACTTAGAATGCCGCTTTACAAATACGTTGGTGGTGTAAATGCCAATACCCTTCCCGTTCCCATGATGAACGTCATTAATGGTGGCTCGCACTCCGATGCACCGATCGCTTTCCAGGAATTCATGATTATGCCGGTTAAAGCAGAATCTTTTTCTGATTCTTTAAGAAAAGGTACCGAAATTTTCCACAGCTTAAAATCAATTTTACACGGTCGTGGTTTATCAACTGCGGTGGGTGACGAAGGAGGTTTCGCTCCGAAATTTAAAGGAACTGAAGACGCTTTGGATACACTTTCACAAGCGGTAGAAAAAGCCGGTTACAAAGTGGGCGACGACATCATGTTTGCTTTAGACTGTGCTTCTTCCGAATTTTACAAAGACGAAATGTACGATTACCGAAAATTTGAAACTCCGGAATCTGCACATTTCAGTAGAAGCGAGCAGGTGAGTTTCCTTACCGATTTAGCAAATAAATACCCGATTATTTCCATCGAAGACGGTATGCACGAAGACGATTGGGAAGGCTGGAAAATGCTTACCGACAAAATCGGCGACCGCGTTCAGCTTGTGGGTGATGACTTATTCGTAACCAATGTAGAAAGACTTTCCCGCGGTATTGAAGAAGGTATTGCAAACTCAATCTTGGTTAAAGTAAACCAGATCGGTTCACTTTCCGAAACCATGGCCGCAGTTCAAATGGCGCAGCACAACCGTTACACTTCAGTAATGTCTCACCGTTCCGGCGAAACAGAAGATTCTACCATCGCAGATTTAGCTGTGGCGATGAATTGCGGACAAATCAAAACAGGTTCGGCTTCACGTTCAGACAGAATGGCGAAATACAACCAATTGCTGCGCATAGAAGAAGCTTTGGGTGAAACCGCAATTTTCCCGGGTTTATCAGCTTTCAAAATAAACCGATAATAGACAAAATAAATAGAGAACGCCAAAATCCTTTTGTCGTTCTCTCTTAATATTCATAAATTAGTAAAAAATAAATTAAAAATGGCAGATAATAAAGTTATCTTAAACTACGACGGCAATTCTTACGAATATCCGATCGTTGATAGCACCATTGGTGACAGAGGAATTGATATTTCTAAACTCAGAGACCAAACCGGGTTAATTACTTTAGATTTAGGTTACAAAAATACAGGCGCTACTTTAAGCGACATTACGTACCTGGATGGTGACAATGGCGAGTTGTACTACCGTGGTTATCCAATCGATCAGATTGCTGAAAAATCTAATTTCACTGAGGTAATGTACCTTTTGCTTCACGGAAATCTGCCAACAGGAGACCAGTTCAACGGTTTCGAAAAAGGCATCAAAAAATACAATTTCGTTGCTGATGAAATGAAACGTTTAATTGACGTTTTTCCGCGTTCTGCGCATCCAATGGGCGTTTTGTCATCATTGACCTCAGCGCTTACCGCCTTTAACCCAAAAGCGGTTGATGTAAACTCAAAAGAAGATCTTGACCATGCTGCAGAAATGCTCATCGCCAAATTCTCTCACCTTTGCGCCTGGACTTACCGTAAAAAAATGGGCTTGCCTATCAACCACGGTGATGATAACTTGAACTACGTAGAAAATTTCTACAAAATGTGTTTCCGTCGTCCGAACCAGGACTTCGAACTGGATTCTACCGTAGTAAATGCGCTGGATAAATTATTAATTCTTCACGCAGATCACGAGCAAAACTGTTCTACCTCTACGGTAAGAATGGTAGGTTCTGCGCACACCGGACTTTTTGCTTCCGTTTCTGCAGGGATTTCTGCGCTTTGGGGACCACTTCATGGTGGCGCCAACCAGGCGGTAATTGAAATGCTTGAAATGATTGAGCAAGACGGCGGCGATGTTGCAAAATATGTAGAAAAAGCCAAAAATAAAGACGATAATTTCCGCTTGATGGGCTTTGGTCACCGCGTTTACAAAAACTTCGATCCGCGTGCTAAAATCATCAAAAAAGCAGCTGACGATATCTTAACTGCGCTGGGAGTTGAAGATAAAGCGTTGGACATTGCAATGCAACTGGAGCGCGTAGCTTTGGAAGACGAGTATTTCGTAAGCAGAAAACTCTATCCAAACGTAGATTTCTATTCCGGTATTATTTACCGCGCGTTAGGAATCCCAACCGAAATGTTCACCGTAATGTTTGCTTTAGGCAGACTTCCGGGCTGGATTTCCCAATGGAAAGAAATGCGTTTGCACAACGATCCAATCGGCCGTCCGCGCCAGGTTTATCAGGGCGAAACTGTCCGCGATTACGTTCCAATGAACGCAAGATAAATCATGAAAATATAACTATTTTCCCCGCAATTTTTATTGCGGGGATTTTTTTGCCCTTATTCGGGCATTTTTTTTCATTTTCCGAAAATAATAAAAATCTGCTGCAAATTTTTTCGCCGCTCTTTCAGCATTTTTTTCAATTTCTCAATCGTAAATTTCCACCAAAAGTTTCCCGCTATTATTT encodes the following:
- the infA gene encoding translation initiation factor IF-1, translating into MAKQKHIEQDGVITEALSNAQFRVELENGHVLIAHISGKMRMHYIKLLPGDKVKLELSPYDLSKGRITFRY
- the rpmJ gene encoding 50S ribosomal protein L36 → MKVRASIKKRSADCKIVRRKGVLFVINKKNPKFKQRQG
- the rpsM gene encoding 30S ribosomal protein S13, which produces MARISGIDLPKNKRGVIGLTYIYGIGRSTSSEILKAAGISEDKKVNEWNDDELALIRNYITENVKVEGELRSETQLNIKRLMDIGCQRGIRHRLGLPLRGQRTKNNSRTRKGKRKTVANKKKASK
- the rpsK gene encoding 30S ribosomal protein S11; amino-acid sequence: MAKQTKAVKKRKVKVEAIGEAHIQATFNNIIISLTNKSGEVISWASAGKMGFRGSKKNTPFAAQMAAENCATVAHDAGLRRVKVYVKGPGAGRESAIRTIHNSGIEVSEIVDVTPMPHNGCRPPKRRRV
- the rpsD gene encoding 30S ribosomal protein S4, encoding MARYIGPKTKIARKFGAAIYGDDKSFEKRKNQPPGQHGVNKRRGSKKSEYAVQLMEKQKAKYTYGILERQFANLYEKANRAKGVTGEVLLQLCESRLDNVVYRLGFSKTRAGARQLVSHRHITVNGELVNIPSYSLKAGDVVAVREKSKSLEVIADSLAYKSNYEWLQFNDEKREGTFVSAPERIQIPEDIKEQLIVELYSK
- a CDS encoding DNA-directed RNA polymerase subunit alpha; this encodes MAILTFIKPDKVILLNSDEFKGQFEFRPLESGFGLTIGNALRRVLLSSLEGYAITSIKIEGVEHEFSTIPGVIEDVTEVILNLKQLRLRAKTETASAETVTAKISGQNTITAGDLGKTMQEFEVLNPDLVICSANKDVKFEITFTIEKGRGYVPSEQNKSANAPIGTIAIDSIFTPIKKVQYSIENYRVEQKTDYEKLILDIETDGSISPQNALTEASKILIYHFMLFSDERITLETEAVKASIQYDEETLHTRQLLKSKLVDMDLSVRALNCLKAAEVETLGELVSYTKSDLMKFRNFGKKSLTELEELVHAKGLNFGFDVAKYKLDADK
- the rplQ gene encoding 50S ribosomal protein L17 — translated: MRHGKKFNHLSRTASHRSALLSNMACSLIEHKRINTTVAKAKALRVYVEPILTKAKEDTTHNRRTVFAYLQSKEAVTELFRTIAPKIAERNGGYTRIIKTGFRQGDAADMAMIELVDFNELYNPNAEEKKTTRRSRRSAAPKTEAVAAEVKEAPAKEESKSEETTGEAAQSSDNKTD
- the eno gene encoding phosphopyruvate hydratase, with protein sequence MSYISYIEARQILDSRGNPTIEVDVFTESGAMGRAAVPSGASTGEHEAVELRDGGAPYLGKGVLKAVENVREVIAPELIGMPVTDQNFIDQIMIDLDGTKNKGNLGANAILGVSLAAAKAAATELRMPLYKYVGGVNANTLPVPMMNVINGGSHSDAPIAFQEFMIMPVKAESFSDSLRKGTEIFHSLKSILHGRGLSTAVGDEGGFAPKFKGTEDALDTLSQAVEKAGYKVGDDIMFALDCASSEFYKDEMYDYRKFETPESAHFSRSEQVSFLTDLANKYPIISIEDGMHEDDWEGWKMLTDKIGDRVQLVGDDLFVTNVERLSRGIEEGIANSILVKVNQIGSLSETMAAVQMAQHNRYTSVMSHRSGETEDSTIADLAVAMNCGQIKTGSASRSDRMAKYNQLLRIEEALGETAIFPGLSAFKINR
- a CDS encoding citrate synthase; its protein translation is MADNKVILNYDGNSYEYPIVDSTIGDRGIDISKLRDQTGLITLDLGYKNTGATLSDITYLDGDNGELYYRGYPIDQIAEKSNFTEVMYLLLHGNLPTGDQFNGFEKGIKKYNFVADEMKRLIDVFPRSAHPMGVLSSLTSALTAFNPKAVDVNSKEDLDHAAEMLIAKFSHLCAWTYRKKMGLPINHGDDNLNYVENFYKMCFRRPNQDFELDSTVVNALDKLLILHADHEQNCSTSTVRMVGSAHTGLFASVSAGISALWGPLHGGANQAVIEMLEMIEQDGGDVAKYVEKAKNKDDNFRLMGFGHRVYKNFDPRAKIIKKAADDILTALGVEDKALDIAMQLERVALEDEYFVSRKLYPNVDFYSGIIYRALGIPTEMFTVMFALGRLPGWISQWKEMRLHNDPIGRPRQVYQGETVRDYVPMNAR